Proteins from a genomic interval of Microbacterium abyssi:
- a CDS encoding LysE/ArgO family amino acid transporter, translated as MLSFFAGLGLGLSLIIAIGAQNAYVLRQGIRREHVFAVVAICAASDAVLILAGVAGLGFLVERMPWLIVVAQWLGAAFLLVYGVGAARRALRGTDLGLSGDAPLAGRSGGRLAAVILTTLALTWLNPHVYLDTVLMLGSIAATHGDARWIFAAGAVLASILWFTALGYGARHLGRWLNTPRAWRILDGVIAVIMIALAVSLVVQAVSI; from the coding sequence GTGCTCTCGTTCTTCGCCGGCCTCGGCCTCGGCCTCTCGCTAATCATCGCCATCGGCGCTCAGAACGCCTACGTGCTGCGGCAGGGCATCCGACGCGAGCACGTCTTCGCCGTGGTCGCCATCTGCGCGGCATCCGATGCGGTGCTGATCCTCGCCGGCGTCGCCGGGCTCGGATTCCTCGTAGAGCGGATGCCGTGGCTCATCGTGGTCGCGCAGTGGCTGGGCGCCGCGTTCCTGCTCGTGTACGGAGTGGGCGCTGCCCGCAGAGCGCTGCGCGGTACCGACCTCGGTCTCAGCGGCGATGCTCCTCTCGCCGGCCGCTCCGGAGGGCGACTGGCAGCCGTCATCCTGACGACGCTGGCGCTGACCTGGCTGAATCCGCACGTCTACCTCGACACCGTGCTCATGCTCGGGTCGATCGCCGCGACGCACGGCGATGCCCGATGGATCTTCGCCGCCGGCGCGGTCCTCGCCAGCATCCTCTGGTTCACCGCGCTCGGCTACGGGGCGCGCCATCTCGGACGCTGGCTGAACACCCCGAGGGCATGGCGCATCCTCGACGGCGTGATCGCCGTGATCATGATCGCCCTGGCGGTGAGCCTGGTGGTGCAGGCGGTCAGCATCTGA
- a CDS encoding YqaJ viral recombinase family protein, with the protein MTPELQARIVADSRDRVAWLRARARGITATDVAGLSGEKSITRAADAKLGGGARFGGNAYTDHGRKREPEIAAWVAATHGIRPSSALFRAETEHRHLATPDGIVQDAGGRILLAEIKTTNKNWRTIPRTYLRQVWWQQHVLGAERTLFVWEEHDDFRPVDDEPRCVWIDRDDREIGQLVGLATRLIDELYHRTTGNRPPSAQAVVASRREALRERDAFRALALAD; encoded by the coding sequence GTGACCCCGGAACTTCAGGCTCGAATCGTCGCGGACTCCCGCGATCGCGTCGCCTGGCTCCGGGCACGTGCCAGAGGCATCACCGCGACGGACGTCGCCGGTCTCTCCGGAGAGAAGTCGATCACCCGCGCGGCCGACGCCAAGCTCGGCGGCGGCGCGCGCTTCGGCGGCAACGCGTACACCGATCATGGCCGTAAGCGCGAGCCAGAGATCGCGGCGTGGGTGGCCGCGACGCACGGCATCCGGCCGTCCTCCGCGCTCTTCCGCGCCGAGACCGAACATCGCCACCTCGCGACTCCGGATGGCATCGTGCAGGACGCCGGCGGCCGCATCCTTCTCGCGGAGATCAAGACCACGAACAAGAACTGGCGCACGATCCCCCGCACGTACCTGCGGCAGGTCTGGTGGCAGCAGCATGTGCTCGGCGCCGAGCGCACCCTGTTCGTGTGGGAGGAGCACGACGACTTCCGTCCCGTCGACGACGAGCCGCGCTGCGTGTGGATCGACCGCGACGACCGTGAGATCGGCCAACTGGTCGGACTCGCCACTCGCCTGATCGACGAGCTCTATCACCGCACCACCGGCAACCGCCCGCCGAGCGCGCAGGCTGTCGTCGCATCCCGCCGCGAAGCACTCCGCGAACGCGATGCGTTCCGGGCGCTCGCGCTCGCCGACTGA
- a CDS encoding MDR family MFS transporter has protein sequence MSAHSPSTATTTTRMSHRQVLQALSGLMLAMFCSMVSTTVVGTSLPIIVPELGGSQTSYTWVITMTLLTTAISTPIWGKLADLVNRKNLMILALTIFVLASAGAGLSQNTEMLIMFRGLQGLGGGGLAALSQVLMADILSPRERGKYMGLFAGVMAVATVGGPLLGGVLTDSVGWRWNFYVGVPLGIIAIVVLIRTLRIEQIRAAKVRIDYLGIVLLSVGSGFLLVWVSNVASYGWISWETLYMVGIAVVATVLFIVVELKVSEPLIPLTLFRNRTFTLSVLASISIGVAMFGTSVYLAQYMQISRGYGPTEAGLLTIPMAAGMLLASTVIGQLVTRTGKWKRYLVIGAILMIAGTSLLSTLHYDTSLWLVGLYMFLLGAGTGMTMQNLVLVVQNTTSPREVGVASSGVNFFRTVGGTVGVAVMGSVLAASMSQQLSDRAAEVGAAIATLGEKGKVIAAQLASGSLPTTRDMPESIRIIIEDASAQAISHAFLIGVPLAVLSLIAIVFLPNVPLLRQNNVERVREQRRENEFAVATAETGSIPVHAVEQEQSDGDRRR, from the coding sequence ATGAGCGCGCATTCCCCATCGACCGCCACGACGACGACCCGGATGTCGCATCGTCAGGTCCTGCAGGCGCTGTCCGGCCTGATGCTCGCGATGTTCTGCTCGATGGTCTCGACGACCGTCGTCGGCACCTCGCTGCCGATCATCGTCCCCGAGCTGGGCGGCTCCCAGACGTCGTACACCTGGGTCATCACGATGACGCTGCTCACCACGGCGATCTCGACGCCGATCTGGGGCAAGCTCGCCGACCTGGTGAACCGCAAGAACCTCATGATCCTCGCCCTGACGATCTTCGTCCTCGCCAGTGCCGGGGCCGGCCTCTCTCAGAACACCGAGATGCTGATCATGTTCCGCGGCCTCCAGGGCCTCGGCGGCGGCGGCCTGGCAGCTCTCAGCCAGGTCCTGATGGCCGACATCCTCTCGCCGCGCGAGCGCGGGAAGTACATGGGCCTGTTCGCGGGCGTCATGGCGGTCGCCACAGTAGGGGGACCCCTGCTCGGCGGCGTGCTGACCGACAGCGTCGGCTGGCGCTGGAACTTCTACGTCGGCGTGCCCCTGGGCATCATCGCCATCGTCGTCCTGATCCGCACGCTGCGGATCGAGCAGATCAGGGCGGCGAAGGTCCGCATCGACTACCTCGGCATCGTGCTGCTCTCGGTGGGATCCGGATTCCTGCTCGTCTGGGTCTCGAACGTCGCCTCCTACGGCTGGATCAGCTGGGAGACGCTGTACATGGTCGGCATCGCCGTCGTCGCCACAGTGCTGTTCATCGTCGTCGAGCTGAAGGTCTCCGAGCCGCTCATCCCGCTCACGCTGTTCCGCAACCGCACCTTCACGCTCTCCGTCCTCGCGTCGATCTCGATCGGCGTCGCCATGTTCGGCACCTCGGTGTACCTCGCGCAGTACATGCAGATCTCCCGCGGATACGGTCCGACCGAGGCCGGGCTGCTCACCATCCCGATGGCTGCTGGCATGCTCCTCGCCTCCACCGTGATCGGGCAGCTGGTGACCCGGACGGGCAAGTGGAAGCGCTACCTCGTGATCGGCGCGATCCTGATGATCGCCGGCACCTCGCTGCTGTCGACGCTGCACTACGACACCTCACTCTGGCTCGTCGGTCTGTACATGTTCCTGCTCGGAGCGGGGACAGGTATGACGATGCAGAACCTCGTCCTGGTGGTGCAGAACACGACCAGCCCGCGGGAGGTCGGCGTCGCGAGCTCCGGAGTCAACTTCTTCCGCACCGTCGGAGGCACCGTCGGCGTCGCCGTGATGGGCTCCGTCCTGGCTGCCAGCATGTCCCAGCAGCTGTCGGATCGCGCGGCCGAAGTGGGCGCGGCGATCGCGACGCTGGGAGAGAAGGGCAAGGTCATCGCCGCTCAGCTCGCCTCCGGGTCGCTGCCGACCACGCGTGACATGCCGGAGTCGATCCGCATCATCATCGAGGATGCCTCGGCGCAGGCGATCTCGCACGCGTTCCTCATCGGCGTACCGCTGGCCGTGCTCAGCCTGATCGCGATCGTCTTCCTGCCGAACGTCCCGCTGCTCCGCCAGAACAACGTGGAGCGAGTGCGGGAGCAGCGCCGCGAGAACGAGTTCGCCGTGGCGACGGCGGAGACCGGATCGATCCCGGTGCACGCCGTCGAGCAGGAGCAGAGCGATGGCGACCGTCGGCGATGA
- a CDS encoding LysR family transcriptional regulator ArgP, protein MASIAPELASTVAAIVDGGSLEAAARALSITPSAVSQRLKTLEQQLGRVLVVRGRPATVTPSGEAVVRMARQISLLEHEALAELGMEGAGRRASVPLAVNADSMATWFLAPLARLSAVHDIDFDLHRDDQDFTARLLESGEVMAAVTSEAVPVTGCSVSALGVLTYEAVATPEFSRRWFGEGVGPEALRRAPFVDFDRRDGLQHQWLASRGIDAHGVPRHYVPASHDFAQAVTLGLGWGLLPGSQLTEAVASGAVVPLGGEPVRVPLYWQQWNLRSTLLEAIAAAVAEEARRVLG, encoded by the coding sequence ATGGCATCCATCGCCCCGGAGCTCGCGTCCACCGTCGCGGCGATCGTCGACGGCGGAAGTCTCGAGGCCGCGGCGCGCGCCCTCAGCATCACGCCGTCGGCGGTCAGTCAGCGGCTCAAGACGCTCGAGCAGCAGCTCGGCCGCGTCCTGGTCGTGCGCGGACGCCCGGCGACCGTGACTCCCTCCGGCGAAGCGGTGGTGCGGATGGCGCGCCAGATCTCACTGCTTGAGCATGAGGCGCTCGCAGAGCTCGGAATGGAGGGCGCGGGCCGACGGGCGAGCGTGCCGCTGGCGGTGAACGCCGACTCGATGGCCACCTGGTTCCTCGCACCGCTCGCGCGCCTCAGCGCCGTCCACGACATCGACTTCGACCTGCACCGCGACGATCAGGACTTCACCGCGCGACTCCTGGAATCCGGCGAGGTGATGGCCGCGGTCACATCGGAGGCCGTTCCCGTGACCGGTTGCTCGGTCTCGGCGCTCGGAGTGCTCACCTACGAGGCCGTGGCCACGCCCGAGTTCTCGCGGCGCTGGTTCGGCGAAGGCGTCGGACCCGAGGCGCTCCGCCGTGCGCCGTTCGTCGACTTCGACCGCCGTGACGGTCTGCAGCATCAGTGGCTCGCCTCCCGGGGCATCGACGCACACGGCGTCCCGCGCCACTACGTGCCCGCCTCGCACGATTTCGCGCAGGCGGTCACTCTGGGGCTCGGCTGGGGGCTGCTGCCTGGGTCCCAGCTGACGGAGGCCGTGGCTTCCGGCGCCGTCGTCCCGCTCGGCGGGGAACCCGTGCGCGTCCCGCTGTACTGGCAGCAGTGGAACCTGCGCTCCACGCTCCTCGAGGCGATCGCCGCCGCGGTCGCTGAGGAGGCCCGACGGGTGCTCGGCTGA
- a CDS encoding glucose-6-phosphate dehydrogenase gives MDAATTLVIFGATGDLASRLLLPALGQLLTSEPDRRVRVIGAGTEAWSTADLQKVVHASFAASDADASTDRVDISYQQADITKASDLEALLRGLDGQVALYFAVPPAVAAAACDALTPEMLPDGVMLVLEKPFGTNEEGARALNARLAELVPEKQVFRVDHFLGKSTTLNLLGARFANRLLEPLWSAESIESIDIVYDEKLGLEGRAGYYDRAGALVDMIQSHLLQVLAVLAMEQPATLDEADFREATSAVLRATRIMDDDPTASSRRARYTAGAVDGVDKPSYVDEPGVDPKRDTETLAEATFEVRNARWAGVPFTLRSGKALSDPAREIVVRFKAVRHVPAGLTGTAEGAILRFSLGPDRISLEFNLNGADDPFVLERATLSADLGPGELLAYAEVLSGILDADPTLSVRGDAAEQCWRIVQSVLDSWAHGEVPIDEYQAGSGGPEHWPRIR, from the coding sequence ATGGATGCTGCGACCACACTCGTCATCTTCGGTGCGACCGGCGACCTGGCTTCGCGCCTCCTCCTCCCGGCGCTCGGCCAGCTGCTCACCTCGGAACCGGACAGGCGCGTCCGGGTCATCGGCGCCGGCACTGAGGCCTGGTCCACCGCCGACCTTCAGAAGGTGGTGCACGCCTCGTTCGCAGCATCGGATGCGGACGCTTCCACTGATCGCGTCGACATCTCGTACCAGCAGGCCGACATCACGAAGGCGTCGGATCTCGAGGCGCTGCTGAGGGGCCTGGACGGACAGGTCGCGCTGTACTTCGCCGTGCCCCCGGCCGTGGCAGCGGCCGCGTGCGACGCGCTGACGCCCGAGATGCTGCCGGATGGCGTGATGCTGGTGCTGGAGAAGCCGTTCGGCACGAACGAGGAGGGCGCGCGAGCTCTCAATGCCCGACTGGCCGAGCTCGTGCCGGAGAAGCAGGTGTTCCGCGTCGATCATTTCCTGGGCAAATCGACCACGCTGAACCTTCTGGGTGCGCGTTTCGCGAACCGGCTGCTCGAGCCGCTCTGGTCGGCGGAGAGCATCGAATCGATCGACATCGTCTACGACGAGAAGCTCGGCCTCGAAGGCAGAGCCGGCTACTACGATCGGGCCGGCGCGCTGGTGGACATGATCCAGAGCCATCTGCTGCAGGTGCTTGCGGTGCTGGCGATGGAGCAACCCGCGACGCTCGACGAGGCGGACTTCCGCGAGGCGACGTCCGCCGTACTGCGCGCAACCAGGATCATGGACGACGATCCGACGGCATCCTCCCGACGCGCGCGCTACACCGCCGGGGCCGTCGACGGCGTCGACAAGCCGTCCTACGTGGACGAGCCCGGCGTCGATCCGAAGCGCGACACCGAGACCCTCGCCGAGGCGACCTTCGAAGTGCGCAACGCGCGCTGGGCGGGAGTGCCGTTCACGCTCCGATCGGGCAAGGCATTGAGCGATCCCGCGCGCGAGATCGTCGTGCGGTTCAAGGCTGTGCGGCACGTTCCGGCCGGGTTGACAGGCACGGCGGAAGGCGCCATCCTCAGGTTCTCACTCGGCCCGGACCGGATATCGCTCGAGTTCAACCTCAACGGGGCGGACGATCCGTTCGTACTCGAGCGCGCCACGCTGTCCGCCGACCTCGGCCCCGGTGAACTGCTCGCGTACGCGGAGGTCCTCTCCGGCATCCTCGACGCCGACCCGACGCTCTCCGTACGCGGCGACGCGGCCGAACAGTGCTGGCGGATCGTCCAGTCGGTGCTGGATTCATGGGCCCACGGCGAGGTCCCGATCGACGAGTACCAGGCAGGATCCGGCGGGCCGGAGCACTGGCCGCGCATACGCTGA
- a CDS encoding glycoside hydrolase family 15 protein, with amino-acid sequence MPAPIEDYALLSDCRTAALVSSEGSIDWLCLPRFDAASVFGALLGDQAHGCWTLRPRDPSATARRWYLPDTFILVTRWEARDGVAEVQEFLPMTEDRTDLVRRVTGVTGTVAFTTELRMHFDYARALPWVRQVGTDDAPALSAIAGPDAVVVRGVALAASDHVHTADFTVAADERRELVLTWHASHETEPPPLDVEDAIARTRAWWQGWASPIEHDGPHREAVVRSLLVLRALTDRDTGGIVAAPTTSLPEEFGGSRNWDYRYVWLRDAALTLESLVAHGFLEEVHHWRRWLLRAVAGEPAEVQIMYGIAGERDLAERELTSLPGYDGAAPVRIGNGAVEQYQADVLGEVLVAMEAARIAGLEETAFSWPLQRALIGRVVAGIDLRDNGIWEIRGPLQWFTHSRVMMWAALDRGVRAVREHHLDGDAELWEKMRDRLRAEIDERGVHPDGYFVQHYDTDEVDASLLTLPQVGYCAADDPRMLRTVEQMERTLMRDGLLLRYRTSSGVDGLEGGEHPFLACSFWLVEQYAASGRADDGRALMERLVGFANDVGLLSEEYDVGGGRQAGNMPQAFSHLALVGAADALAGHAGRAAHRHGGVTSR; translated from the coding sequence ATGCCTGCTCCCATCGAGGATTACGCACTTCTCAGCGATTGCCGCACCGCAGCGCTGGTATCGAGTGAGGGGAGCATCGACTGGCTCTGCCTTCCCCGCTTCGACGCCGCGTCGGTCTTCGGTGCACTGCTGGGTGATCAGGCTCACGGATGCTGGACCCTCCGCCCGCGCGATCCCTCGGCGACCGCGCGCCGATGGTACTTGCCGGACACGTTCATCCTCGTCACGCGCTGGGAGGCCCGGGACGGCGTTGCCGAGGTGCAGGAGTTCCTGCCGATGACCGAGGACCGCACGGATCTGGTGCGACGGGTGACGGGCGTCACAGGAACCGTGGCGTTCACCACCGAACTGCGCATGCACTTCGACTATGCGCGTGCGCTGCCATGGGTGCGGCAGGTGGGAACGGACGACGCGCCGGCGCTCAGCGCGATCGCCGGCCCCGACGCGGTGGTCGTCCGGGGCGTCGCGCTCGCAGCATCCGATCACGTGCACACCGCCGACTTCACGGTCGCCGCCGACGAGCGCCGCGAACTGGTCCTCACCTGGCACGCGTCGCATGAGACCGAGCCACCGCCGCTGGACGTCGAGGACGCGATCGCGCGGACGCGAGCGTGGTGGCAAGGATGGGCGAGTCCCATCGAGCACGACGGACCGCACCGCGAGGCAGTCGTGCGGTCGCTGCTGGTGCTGCGGGCACTGACGGATCGCGACACCGGCGGCATCGTCGCGGCGCCCACCACGTCGCTGCCGGAGGAGTTCGGCGGTTCGCGAAACTGGGACTACCGCTACGTCTGGCTTCGGGATGCCGCCCTCACGCTGGAGTCGCTCGTCGCACATGGTTTCCTCGAAGAGGTGCACCACTGGCGGCGCTGGCTGCTGCGTGCGGTCGCCGGGGAGCCGGCCGAGGTGCAGATCATGTACGGCATCGCCGGGGAGCGCGACCTTGCCGAGCGCGAGCTGACGAGCCTGCCCGGTTATGACGGGGCGGCGCCCGTGCGCATCGGAAACGGCGCAGTGGAGCAGTACCAGGCCGATGTTCTGGGGGAGGTTCTCGTGGCGATGGAGGCGGCGCGGATCGCAGGCCTTGAGGAGACCGCGTTCTCGTGGCCGCTGCAGCGCGCGCTGATCGGTCGCGTGGTCGCGGGCATCGACCTGCGGGACAACGGGATCTGGGAGATCCGCGGTCCCCTGCAGTGGTTCACGCACTCGCGGGTGATGATGTGGGCGGCCCTCGACCGCGGTGTGCGAGCGGTCCGCGAGCATCACCTCGACGGTGACGCGGAGCTCTGGGAGAAGATGCGCGACCGGCTGCGCGCCGAGATCGACGAGCGCGGTGTGCATCCGGACGGGTACTTCGTCCAGCACTACGACACCGACGAGGTGGATGCATCGCTGCTCACGCTCCCGCAGGTCGGGTACTGTGCGGCGGACGACCCGCGGATGCTGCGGACGGTCGAGCAGATGGAGCGCACGCTCATGCGGGATGGACTGCTGCTGCGCTACCGTACGTCGTCCGGAGTCGACGGGCTCGAGGGCGGAGAGCATCCGTTCCTCGCCTGCAGCTTCTGGCTCGTGGAGCAGTATGCGGCCAGCGGCAGGGCCGACGACGGCCGTGCTCTGATGGAGCGGCTGGTCGGATTCGCGAACGACGTCGGGCTGCTCTCCGAGGAGTACGACGTCGGCGGCGGGCGGCAGGCGGGCAACATGCCGCAGGCGTTCTCGCATCTCGCGCTCGTGGGCGCCGCGGATGCCCTCGCCGGTCACGCCGGCCGCGCCGCCCACCGCCACGGCGGCGTCACCTCGCGCTGA
- a CDS encoding MarR family winged helix-turn-helix transcriptional regulator — MATVGDDPSISGTDSSVPEIDEERIAAVTALESEFGELITHFRRTIMANATRLSPGMLPGAYKTFTTIVRYGSSTASTLAEVLQMDKGQLSRTIRELEDLGLIQRVPDPADRRSVVISPTEEGLARLAAARRPQEGAVLRALGPWPVEDIRSLTDLLHRLTSTAREL; from the coding sequence ATGGCGACCGTCGGCGATGATCCCTCGATCTCGGGGACGGACTCGTCCGTTCCCGAGATCGATGAGGAGCGCATCGCCGCGGTGACCGCGCTGGAGTCGGAGTTCGGCGAGCTCATCACCCACTTCCGGCGCACCATCATGGCGAACGCCACGCGCCTGAGCCCCGGAATGCTGCCGGGTGCCTATAAGACGTTCACGACGATCGTGCGCTACGGGTCGAGCACCGCATCGACCCTCGCCGAAGTGCTGCAGATGGACAAGGGGCAGCTCAGCCGCACGATCCGCGAGCTCGAGGATCTCGGCCTGATCCAGCGGGTCCCGGATCCGGCGGATCGGCGCTCCGTCGTGATCTCCCCCACCGAGGAGGGGCTGGCGCGTCTCGCCGCCGCGCGGCGCCCGCAGGAGGGCGCTGTGCTGCGTGCGCTCGGACCGTGGCCGGTGGAGGACATCCGGTCTCTGACGGATCTCCTGCACAGGCTGACCAGCACCGCACGCGAGCTCTGA